A single genomic interval of Octopus bimaculoides isolate UCB-OBI-ISO-001 chromosome 10, ASM119413v2, whole genome shotgun sequence harbors:
- the LOC106869935 gene encoding ras-related protein Rab-5A translates to MASKNKGNNSDGQKSPSAHLVKIVLLGDQGVGKSSIVVRFIKGEFESTEATIGAAYLTKTINVKGRQIKFDIWDTAGQERYHSLAPMYYRGAQIAIVVYDITKKETFARAQEWVKELRKLANPNILVALAGNKADCADERVITVEEARRYAEEQKLMFVETSARSGLRVNDIFMILADKICELSPAKPADPGTRINLD, encoded by the exons ATGGCGTCAAAGAACAAGGGAAATAATAGTGATGGCCAGAAGTCACCTTCAGCTCATCTAGTCAAAATAGTGTTGCTGGGTGACCAAGGAGTTGGCAAGTCCAGTATAGTGGTTCGCTTTATCAAAGGAGAATTTGAAAGCACAGAAGCTACAATCGGAG CTGCATATCTCACCAAAACAATAAATGTAAAAGGTCGACAAATAAAGTTTGATATTTGGGACACAGCAGGGCAGGAACGCTACCACAGTTTGGCACCAATGTACTACAGAGGGGCTCagattgctattgttgtttacgATATCACCAAAAAG GAGACATTTGCTCGGGCCCAGGAGTGGGTGAAGGAACTACGCAAACTGGCAAACCCCAACATTTTAGTGGCCCTCGCTGGGAACAAGGCAGACTGTGCAGATGAGAGAGTAATCACAGTTGAG GAGGCCCGCAGGTATGCTGAAGAACAGAAGCTGATGTTTGTGGAGACGTCAGCACGATCAGGGCTCCGTGTCAATGATATTTTCATGATTCTGG CGGACAAAATCTGTGAGTTGTCTCCCGCAAAGCCTGCAGATCCTGGCACACGTATTAACCTAGAT